From Paenibacillus sp. GP183, one genomic window encodes:
- a CDS encoding DUF1080 domain-containing protein yields the protein MSKNDATFTPIFDGKTLAGWHSVPRLTVPRAPGESGPDTTTEKYRRAAQTSGKWTVEDGAITGRQDPPGCGYGGYLLSDGVYGDFELAFEANPDWPADTGILVRASALGSQGFQILLDHRRSGNIGGIYGNGIGGFHGINFTLDAKYDEQGNPTGLRLEDPATTIEPMTPDKTALLEYAATGDQFLSIWNWNSWNEFKIRVEGLSPRIIVYINDMKISEIDTATLKHPLYNAAAVRDLLSPKGHIAFEIHDNDVGMGEARWAPNAACRWRNLQICEI from the coding sequence ATGTCTAAAAATGACGCAACATTTACTCCAATCTTTGACGGAAAAACACTCGCGGGGTGGCATTCCGTTCCTCGCCTGACTGTTCCCCGCGCCCCCGGCGAATCTGGACCGGATACTACAACCGAGAAATACCGACGCGCTGCGCAAACATCGGGAAAATGGACTGTTGAGGATGGTGCAATCACGGGACGGCAGGACCCGCCCGGGTGCGGTTACGGTGGTTATCTCCTCAGTGATGGGGTGTATGGCGATTTCGAATTGGCCTTCGAAGCAAATCCTGACTGGCCGGCGGATACCGGCATTTTGGTGCGAGCATCTGCCCTCGGCTCTCAAGGGTTCCAAATCCTTCTGGATCACCGCCGTTCGGGAAATATAGGCGGTATTTACGGCAATGGCATCGGCGGCTTCCATGGCATCAATTTTACCCTCGATGCGAAGTACGATGAGCAAGGTAATCCCACAGGGCTGAGACTGGAAGACCCAGCGACCACCATCGAGCCCATGACACCCGACAAAACGGCACTTCTTGAATATGCGGCAACCGGTGACCAGTTCTTATCAATATGGAATTGGAACAGTTGGAATGAATTCAAGATTCGCGTCGAAGGGCTGTCTCCGCGGATCATTGTCTATATCAACGATATGAAAATTTCTGAAATTGATACGGCAACCTTGAAGCACCCATTGTATAACGCTGCGGCGGTCAGGGATCTGCTGAGTCCGAAAGGACACATCGCCTTTGAAATCCATGATAACGATGTCGGTATGGGCGAAGCACGCTGGGCACCGAATGCGGCTTGCAGGTGGCGCAATTTACAGATATGCGAGATTTAG
- a CDS encoding GNAT family N-acetyltransferase: MIREAIPQDRDVIQHLYEVLCPDEPINVLPERIAEINNDTNNFLYVYDVDGQVKATVFLSFFLDPMFGLQPYALVENIVVDDSVRGRGIGKKLLDHIDMVCREQNCTKIMLLSNSFRVDAHKFFEANGFNGTVSKGFKKYLQS; encoded by the coding sequence TTGATTAGAGAAGCCATACCTCAGGATAGAGATGTAATTCAGCACTTATACGAAGTCCTTTGCCCAGATGAACCCATAAATGTTTTGCCAGAGAGGATTGCTGAAATCAATAATGATACCAACAACTTTCTTTACGTCTACGATGTTGATGGACAAGTGAAAGCTACAGTATTTCTGTCATTTTTCTTAGACCCCATGTTTGGTTTACAACCATATGCTTTAGTTGAAAATATTGTTGTTGACGATTCAGTACGTGGTAGAGGAATAGGCAAGAAGTTGTTAGATCATATTGATATGGTTTGCAGGGAGCAGAATTGTACGAAGATCATGCTTCTTAGCAATTCGTTTCGTGTAGATGCTCATAAGTTTTTCGAGGCAAATGGATTTAATGGAACAGTAAGTAAGGGATTTAAGAAATATTTGCAGTCATAA
- a CDS encoding cysteine desulfurase-like protein, translated as MNSTKQPFPIKLVRSQFPALNRVYKGKSVVYFDGPGGSQVVKSAMDAIFGYMAQGGANLHGSFPSSRETEAIISDSKLAVADLFGVKEQEVAFGANMTTLNFAISRAIGRFLKAGDEIVLSELDHRANVDPWLAMAVDRGVTVRWIPVNPQTLTLDLNDLDKIINSNTRLVAVGLASNAVGTINDVRYIASQAHKFNAIVAVDAVHAAPHFSINRDQLEADILLCSAYKFFGPHVGIAVIREELFEQLNTYKLAPAPKYIPDKLETGTQNHEGIAGIKPAIEFIASLGEGTTRKEKIESGFRNIEDYENVLAAKIRKALSEMKGITLYQADDQVPRTPTIAFRVEKFSPQEVCQIMSEEYGVFIADGDFYATTLADKLDINRTGGWVRAGLAPYNTEEEADIFIEGLRQLVNRR; from the coding sequence ATGAACTCAACCAAACAGCCATTCCCAATAAAACTAGTCCGCTCCCAATTTCCAGCTTTAAATCGAGTATATAAAGGTAAGTCAGTTGTTTACTTTGACGGACCAGGTGGTTCGCAGGTGGTTAAATCCGCTATGGACGCTATTTTTGGCTACATGGCTCAAGGAGGCGCCAATCTTCATGGCTCCTTCCCATCCAGTAGGGAAACCGAGGCGATCATTTCGGATTCTAAGCTGGCCGTAGCTGACTTGTTTGGAGTTAAAGAACAGGAAGTTGCCTTTGGGGCCAATATGACGACACTCAACTTCGCCATTAGTAGAGCGATAGGCCGTTTTCTAAAAGCAGGGGATGAGATTGTTCTTTCCGAATTGGATCACCGGGCTAATGTGGATCCGTGGTTAGCGATGGCTGTTGACCGGGGAGTAACCGTTCGATGGATTCCTGTGAATCCGCAAACATTAACTTTGGACCTCAATGATCTGGATAAAATCATCAACTCCAATACCCGTTTGGTTGCAGTTGGTCTCGCTTCTAACGCAGTAGGTACTATTAATGATGTAAGATACATTGCCTCGCAAGCTCACAAGTTCAATGCCATTGTTGCTGTCGATGCAGTGCATGCCGCTCCACATTTCTCAATTAACCGCGATCAATTGGAAGCAGATATACTGCTTTGTTCTGCTTATAAATTTTTTGGCCCTCATGTCGGGATTGCCGTGATTCGGGAAGAATTATTTGAGCAGCTTAACACCTATAAATTGGCCCCAGCACCCAAATATATTCCGGATAAATTGGAAACAGGTACACAAAATCATGAAGGAATTGCTGGAATTAAGCCGGCCATTGAATTCATAGCTTCACTAGGGGAAGGTACAACAAGAAAAGAAAAAATCGAATCCGGGTTTAGGAATATTGAAGATTATGAAAATGTTCTAGCTGCCAAAATTCGGAAGGCTCTTTCAGAAATGAAAGGGATCACTTTATACCAAGCTGATGACCAAGTGCCAAGGACACCGACGATAGCCTTCAGGGTGGAGAAATTCAGTCCTCAGGAAGTTTGTCAGATAATGTCCGAGGAGTATGGCGTTTTTATAGCGGATGGCGACTTTTATGCCACTACCCTTGCCGATAAACTGGATATAAACAGGACGGGTGGATGGGTTCGTGCCGGGCTTGCTCCTTACAATACGGAAGAGGAGGCAGATATTTTTATTGAGGGTCTTCGTCAGTTGGTAAATCGCAGATAA
- a CDS encoding methyl-accepting chemotaxis protein, whose product MIKEKRFWNGIKKLRKMNVRSVRSRLIVSFMLILLVPSICIGYFSFQSAEQQLRAKMSSAAKSSVELVNKTIDQYIGPVMADADVLAGQLNAAAVDNKDPGVRKLVDGFIAKHPELELVTIGNEKGNWMKAPDPGKQDYDPRKRDWYIGAMNNQGKVFVSKPYISVTSKNMVVTVAQVFPDGKGVLGLNLDLSKLNGMLRDVKIGVQGYVYLLDSDSKYIAHPTNAPGFEAKGPQYEYMHKNDHDFIQYILNGVNKEAYFATNTLTGWKVVGSMIVAEYAQAAKPILIRTLIVVLAAIIISSLIIWFILRSILNPMRELQRGTERIKVGDLTGRIRIKHRDEFGALANDFNAMAESLYSLVSEMSETSGQLAASSQEMTAITDQTADSLQHVNSSIMLVAEATVTQSRSTEETSRAVEEMSSGIQKIAMAAGEIVYSAARTDQDVQAGSGTVQEVIKQMASILQSVGESSAIISNLSELSSQIRDMNAAISDIAGKTNLLSLNAAIEAARAGEQGRGFAVVASEIRKLADQSKRTADEIHSVISQMTGMIDTAAQVMNVKVVTEVDKGMAISEKAGAAFIQIEHSTGHIVEQIHDISSIAEQMSASSEQVAASMEEMTSTAMLSASNVQSVSASSEEQLASIQEINSSSAHLSAMAEQLQRMVERFKL is encoded by the coding sequence ATGATCAAGGAAAAAAGGTTCTGGAACGGAATCAAAAAGTTACGCAAGATGAATGTCAGGTCTGTTCGATCACGGTTAATTGTATCCTTTATGTTAATTTTATTGGTGCCGAGCATATGCATCGGCTATTTCTCCTTTCAAAGCGCGGAGCAACAGCTTAGGGCTAAAATGTCAAGCGCCGCGAAATCGAGCGTGGAGCTCGTCAATAAGACGATTGATCAGTATATCGGCCCGGTTATGGCCGATGCCGACGTACTTGCCGGGCAGCTAAACGCAGCAGCGGTAGATAACAAAGATCCGGGTGTGCGCAAGCTTGTCGACGGCTTTATCGCGAAACATCCCGAACTCGAGCTGGTGACGATCGGCAACGAAAAAGGCAATTGGATGAAGGCTCCGGATCCCGGCAAGCAAGACTACGATCCGCGCAAACGGGACTGGTATATCGGCGCGATGAATAATCAAGGCAAGGTGTTTGTGTCCAAGCCCTATATTTCGGTCACAAGCAAAAATATGGTCGTTACCGTTGCGCAGGTTTTTCCCGACGGCAAAGGCGTTTTAGGGCTGAACCTGGACTTGAGTAAACTGAACGGGATGCTGAGGGACGTGAAAATCGGGGTGCAAGGCTATGTCTATCTATTGGACAGCGACAGCAAATATATCGCACACCCTACTAACGCGCCGGGTTTTGAAGCCAAAGGTCCCCAATATGAATATATGCACAAAAACGACCACGACTTTATCCAATACATATTGAATGGGGTAAATAAAGAAGCGTATTTCGCCACTAACACGCTGACCGGCTGGAAGGTCGTCGGTTCTATGATCGTCGCGGAGTACGCACAAGCGGCAAAGCCGATTCTGATTCGTACGCTTATCGTCGTTCTTGCTGCCATAATCATTTCTTCTCTTATCATCTGGTTTATCCTTCGTTCGATTCTGAACCCGATGCGGGAGCTGCAGCGCGGTACGGAACGAATCAAGGTCGGTGATTTAACCGGACGCATCCGGATCAAACATAGAGACGAATTCGGTGCACTAGCGAACGATTTCAACGCGATGGCAGAGTCGCTGTATTCGCTCGTCAGCGAAATGTCGGAGACTTCTGGCCAATTGGCCGCGTCGTCGCAGGAAATGACGGCGATCACAGATCAAACCGCCGACTCCTTGCAGCATGTCAATTCGTCGATCATGCTGGTTGCCGAAGCGACGGTTACCCAATCTCGGTCTACTGAAGAAACGTCGCGTGCGGTCGAGGAAATGTCGTCCGGCATTCAAAAAATCGCGATGGCGGCCGGTGAAATCGTTTATTCAGCGGCGAGAACGGACCAGGACGTACAGGCGGGAAGCGGTACCGTGCAGGAAGTGATCAAGCAAATGGCCAGCATTTTGCAATCCGTGGGCGAATCGTCCGCCATCATATCCAATCTGTCCGAGCTTTCATCGCAAATCCGGGACATGAATGCCGCGATTTCCGACATCGCCGGAAAAACGAATCTGCTCTCACTGAACGCCGCAATTGAAGCCGCACGCGCCGGCGAGCAGGGCCGAGGCTTTGCCGTCGTGGCCAGTGAAATCCGCAAATTGGCGGACCAATCTAAACGAACGGCAGACGAGATTCATTCGGTCATTTCACAAATGACCGGGATGATCGATACCGCTGCCCAAGTCATGAACGTGAAGGTGGTAACGGAAGTGGACAAGGGCATGGCGATTTCCGAAAAGGCGGGAGCGGCGTTCATCCAGATCGAACACTCCACCGGGCATATCGTGGAACAAATTCACGATATTTCCTCGATTGCGGAGCAAATGTCCGCAAGCTCCGAACAAGTGGCGGCTTCGATGGAAGAAATGACTTCGACAGCAATGCTTTCCGCAAGCAATGTCCAGAGCGTATCCGCTTCATCGGAGGAGCAGCTTGCTTCGATTCAAGAAATTAATTCTTCATCGGCACATCTGTCTGCCATGGCCGAGCAGCTGCAGCGGATGGTCGAGCGCTTTAAACTATAA
- a CDS encoding class I SAM-dependent methyltransferase, whose translation MGNFEKSNLKEAYNNFAEIRDKVPIEPWKAEERDSFLSLLKDERKSSLLEIGSGTGRDSLYFKDNGLNIVCIDLSEEMISICRSKGLDARTMDFYRLDFPDDKFDAVYALNCLLHVPKANLGEVLLEIRRVLKSDGLFFLGVYGGQDSEGLWEHDSYEPKRFFSMYLDEHILNTVEQFFEVIDFHVVPLKPDTPHFQSLTLRKTLGESS comes from the coding sequence ATGGGAAATTTTGAAAAAAGCAATTTGAAGGAAGCTTATAATAATTTTGCCGAGATCAGAGATAAAGTCCCGATTGAACCTTGGAAAGCTGAAGAGCGGGATTCTTTTTTATCATTGCTGAAAGATGAAAGGAAGTCATCTCTTCTAGAAATTGGATCCGGTACTGGACGTGATAGTTTATATTTCAAAGATAACGGTTTAAATATCGTTTGTATTGATTTATCGGAAGAGATGATAAGTATTTGCCGAAGTAAAGGACTCGATGCACGGACGATGGATTTTTACAGGCTTGATTTTCCTGATGATAAATTCGATGCGGTTTATGCATTGAATTGTCTCCTTCATGTACCTAAAGCAAATTTAGGTGAGGTTCTACTTGAGATTCGTCGCGTTTTAAAATCGGATGGTCTTTTTTTCTTGGGTGTCTATGGAGGACAAGATTCAGAAGGGCTTTGGGAGCATGATTCTTATGAACCTAAACGCTTTTTCAGCATGTACTTAGATGAACATATATTAAATACAGTGGAACAATTCTTTGAAGTCATTGATTTCCATGTTGTTCCATTGAAACCAGATACACCACATTTTCAATCCTTAACACTTCGAAAAACTTTAGGAGAGTCAAGTTAG
- a CDS encoding alpha/beta hydrolase, with the protein MNTLSTDFQMFTARDGAKLPYRYFGGPSDCVLIFLHGITEPSLYLRELGQYVAKHNLATVYLPDLRGYGDNPIRRGDIDYIGQLDDDIDDLFRHVQARHPDSRIILGGHSAGGATALRQTIRPIHKDIHAYLLLSPALSPNSPLERKDGNGNESKVNVTKYVLLMALNALGIHQFDHTVVYRRLTPPEKLHGTESCNLSYRLALSRMVDNQYAKYLSRLTQPTFVLIGEDDEVFRADAYEQIYSKYCNAEVRVIPGHNHDAVVTTSEAHTIVGQWLQKVLEN; encoded by the coding sequence ATGAATACCTTGTCGACCGATTTCCAAATGTTCACAGCCCGAGACGGGGCAAAGCTACCTTACAGATACTTTGGAGGACCATCCGATTGTGTGCTGATTTTTTTGCACGGCATTACCGAACCGAGCCTGTATTTAAGGGAATTAGGACAATATGTAGCAAAACATAATCTTGCCACCGTCTACCTGCCGGATCTGCGCGGTTATGGCGATAACCCGATACGTCGAGGCGACATCGATTACATCGGGCAACTGGACGATGATATCGATGATTTGTTCCGTCACGTCCAAGCTCGTCATCCGGACTCTCGAATCATTCTCGGCGGCCATTCCGCCGGCGGAGCGACTGCTCTGCGGCAAACGATCCGCCCGATTCACAAGGATATTCACGCTTACTTGCTGCTTTCCCCAGCTCTAAGTCCTAATTCGCCTCTAGAGCGCAAAGACGGCAACGGTAACGAATCCAAAGTCAACGTCACGAAATATGTGCTGCTAATGGCACTTAATGCGCTTGGTATCCATCAATTTGACCATACTGTCGTTTATCGTAGGCTGACACCTCCGGAGAAGCTCCATGGAACCGAATCCTGCAATCTTAGCTATCGCCTGGCATTGTCGCGCATGGTCGACAATCAATACGCGAAGTACCTCTCCCGGTTGACCCAACCGACCTTCGTTCTCATAGGCGAGGACGATGAAGTGTTCCGCGCCGATGCGTACGAACAAATCTACAGCAAGTACTGCAACGCTGAGGTCCGCGTCATCCCCGGCCATAATCACGACGCGGTCGTGACAACTAGTGAGGCACACACCATCGTGGGTCAGTGGCTGCAAAAGGTATTGGAGAACTGA
- a CDS encoding cysteine hydrolase: protein MIYLCPICGEWCEYYSHGHSSYWLQAINQVRVKDPTIIDEWNSVLIPPAPKLKPVTVDPKTTALLVLDMETTICKSPRCVASIVKIKELLSEAREMGMLVVYSLTPMGSPSDIAGQISPSKVDPIVKSDVDKFYQTNLEQILQNHGIKTVLITGFAANGAVLHTATSSAFRGYNVIVPVDGMSANNPYAEQYTAWHMLNSPGTRNRATLTKINMIGF, encoded by the coding sequence GTGATATATCTTTGTCCCATTTGTGGTGAATGGTGTGAATACTACAGTCATGGTCATAGTAGTTACTGGCTTCAGGCAATCAACCAGGTTAGAGTAAAGGATCCAACAATCATCGATGAATGGAATTCGGTCCTCATTCCTCCTGCACCTAAATTGAAACCAGTCACAGTTGATCCCAAAACTACCGCATTATTAGTTTTAGATATGGAAACCACCATTTGCAAAAGTCCTCGTTGTGTAGCCTCTATCGTCAAGATTAAAGAACTATTGTCTGAAGCCCGCGAAATGGGGATGCTAGTGGTCTATAGCCTCACTCCTATGGGAAGTCCCTCTGATATTGCCGGGCAGATTTCTCCCTCAAAAGTTGATCCAATTGTGAAATCCGATGTTGATAAGTTTTACCAAACCAACTTAGAACAGATATTACAAAACCATGGTATTAAAACAGTGCTTATAACTGGTTTTGCCGCCAATGGTGCAGTCCTTCATACAGCCACTAGTTCAGCTTTCCGAGGTTATAATGTGATTGTTCCCGTTGATGGCATGTCCGCAAATAATCCATATGCCGAGCAGTACACAGCTTGGCATATGCTTAACAGTCCTGGAACCCGAAACCGCGCAACTCTAACGAAAATAAATATGATAGGCTTTTAA
- a CDS encoding peptidase E, protein MRQIIALGGGGFSMEPVNPLLDTYILKQSNNHNPNICFIPTASGDSENYISRFYSFFQNQNCKPSHLSLFKPPTRDLEDFILNKDIIYVGGGNTKNLLALWKDWSLNFILEKAWNQGIVLAGISAGSICWFDEGITDSFGNGLEPLKCLGFLKGSNCPHYDNELERRPAYHKFIRTGEIQAGLAADDGVAIHFIDQEISKIVSSRPKAKAYRVNMNDTVNEQEMDTYFLGS, encoded by the coding sequence ATGCGACAAATAATTGCTCTTGGAGGCGGAGGGTTCTCCATGGAACCAGTAAACCCTTTGTTAGATACATACATCCTTAAACAATCAAATAATCATAATCCAAACATCTGTTTTATTCCAACTGCCAGTGGTGATTCTGAAAACTACATCTCAAGGTTTTATAGCTTCTTTCAAAATCAGAATTGTAAGCCATCTCATTTATCATTATTCAAACCACCAACAAGAGATTTGGAGGATTTTATTCTAAATAAGGACATTATTTACGTCGGTGGCGGTAATACAAAGAATCTATTAGCTTTATGGAAAGACTGGAGTCTAAATTTCATTTTAGAAAAAGCTTGGAATCAAGGCATTGTTTTAGCTGGAATCAGTGCTGGTTCGATATGTTGGTTCGATGAAGGAATTACGGATTCATTTGGCAATGGACTTGAACCTTTAAAATGTTTAGGCTTTTTGAAAGGCAGCAATTGTCCTCATTACGATAATGAATTAGAAAGAAGACCCGCGTACCATAAATTTATTCGTACAGGGGAAATACAAGCTGGTCTTGCTGCTGATGACGGAGTTGCCATCCATTTTATCGATCAGGAGATCAGTAAAATTGTAAGTTCCAGGCCGAAAGCCAAGGCTTATAGAGTCAATATGAATGATACGGTTAATGAGCAAGAAATGGACACCTATTTTTTAGGCTCTTAA
- a CDS encoding class I SAM-dependent methyltransferase, whose amino-acid sequence MLDQWNERFGADEYMYGEQPNAFIEAQAHRFNGKRIVAFAEGEGRNAVFLARQGYQVTAWDYAENGLKKTEKLAERFQVKVVTEKKDLLYDPVPSEVYDGAIMVFGHFPKAEQRKVFDKLLAVVKPGGIIMMEVYSEEQIRYQTGGPKAVDLLYSPEEVLAWTSGFEVLHFFYGEQRRDEGLFHTGVGHVIQVILVKNSLTEILLR is encoded by the coding sequence ATGCTGGATCAATGGAATGAACGTTTCGGAGCGGACGAGTACATGTATGGCGAGCAACCCAATGCCTTTATCGAAGCCCAAGCTCACCGGTTCAATGGGAAGCGAATCGTGGCATTTGCTGAAGGAGAAGGCAGGAATGCCGTGTTTCTGGCAAGGCAAGGATATCAGGTGACGGCATGGGATTATGCGGAGAATGGATTGAAGAAAACAGAAAAGCTGGCGGAACGATTCCAAGTAAAGGTGGTAACCGAGAAAAAAGATTTGCTTTATGATCCAGTGCCTTCAGAAGTTTATGACGGTGCCATTATGGTGTTTGGTCACTTCCCAAAAGCGGAACAAAGAAAGGTGTTTGACAAATTGCTCGCCGTCGTGAAACCAGGTGGTATTATTATGATGGAGGTTTACTCGGAAGAGCAAATTCGTTATCAAACAGGCGGCCCTAAAGCAGTTGATTTGCTTTATAGTCCTGAAGAAGTACTAGCGTGGACTAGCGGGTTTGAGGTTCTACATTTCTTCTACGGAGAACAAAGGAGAGACGAAGGTCTGTTTCATACCGGAGTGGGGCATGTAATTCAGGTCATTCTGGTGAAAAATTCGCTAACAGAGATACTTTTGCGATGA
- a CDS encoding Imm26 family immunity protein has protein sequence MMIMQDFSIQVGMIKLHLPDHNTPGFMIIQSLKNEFQVSTNSEAVKKLRAALRKLNNELIKMVKIDYEDSFVLIKASSKRAEEILKVALLINDLATNSVKIEPFYLEEVRLIINTWNRPKPQKWKLGDIFSIPLSDGSLSFGQVVWEKYKTSPHCALFECRGKDIPSIDNIVSSPVISVLNLGSVCLNSFDWKIIGNSQVKIDKKQVAQMHHEDGSQSYSAGILTSLAEAYYGLEPWNALDCDELLMMNIKRPKTAFFLSEEELEEYFKSKGYLFSSGYEC, from the coding sequence ATGATGATTATGCAAGATTTTTCAATCCAAGTAGGAATGATTAAACTCCACTTACCTGACCACAATACTCCTGGTTTTATGATTATCCAAAGTCTGAAAAATGAATTTCAGGTATCTACAAATAGCGAGGCAGTAAAGAAACTTCGTGCGGCGTTACGAAAGTTAAATAATGAATTAATCAAGATGGTGAAAATTGATTATGAAGATAGCTTTGTCTTGATAAAAGCCAGCTCGAAAAGAGCAGAAGAGATTCTTAAAGTAGCATTATTAATAAATGACCTTGCAACAAACTCGGTAAAAATTGAACCTTTTTATCTCGAAGAGGTTAGACTAATCATTAACACATGGAATAGACCGAAACCTCAAAAATGGAAGCTAGGTGATATATTTTCTATTCCATTGTCTGACGGTTCTTTGTCTTTCGGGCAAGTTGTTTGGGAAAAATACAAAACGTCACCGCATTGCGCACTATTTGAGTGTAGGGGCAAAGACATTCCATCGATTGATAACATCGTTTCTTCACCAGTTATTTCCGTTTTGAATCTAGGTTCGGTATGCTTGAATAGCTTTGATTGGAAAATTATTGGCAACTCACAAGTAAAGATTGATAAAAAACAAGTGGCTCAAATGCACCATGAAGATGGTTCACAATCATATTCAGCTGGCATTTTAACGAGTCTAGCAGAAGCGTATTACGGACTTGAACCATGGAATGCTTTGGATTGTGATGAATTATTAATGATGAATATCAAAAGACCAAAAACCGCATTCTTTCTCTCTGAAGAAGAGTTAGAAGAATATTTTAAAAGTAAGGGATACTTATTTTCATCAGGTTACGAATGCTAA
- a CDS encoding sulfite oxidase, which produces MLYSPHQITRKIAPENQEFPIFSISNWITPEHLFFNRNHFMYPVIDMRSWYLSVEGCVNWPNQFTYQNLIRMPQITLPVTLECAGDKRALFHPKTRGEQWELGAISHAVWTGVPLKNVLEYCGIQQNAVEVVFEAVDYGERTDMPGIFSYSRSLPLREAMPLNTIIALYMNGKPLPYQHGFPARLIVPGWYGMASVKWLHRIHVTDRPFAGPFQAVDYVFYKDESVTDGQPLNVIKVNSTIARPSDQEILTRGEHWIAGVAWSGVYPVVQVHISTDGGETWNLASWLDLAVPSSWRRWSWKWNARHAGTYDLMVKATDAAGNTQRVEPDWNKKGYANNAVHKIRVYVD; this is translated from the coding sequence TTGCTGTATTCGCCTCATCAAATAACGCGTAAAATCGCCCCGGAAAATCAAGAGTTTCCGATATTTTCAATTTCAAATTGGATAACACCGGAACATCTTTTCTTCAACCGCAATCACTTCATGTATCCGGTTATAGACATGCGCTCTTGGTATTTAAGTGTTGAAGGATGCGTGAACTGGCCTAATCAATTTACGTATCAAAATCTAATTAGAATGCCTCAAATTACACTGCCTGTGACCTTAGAATGTGCTGGCGACAAAAGAGCTTTATTTCATCCGAAAACTCGGGGTGAACAGTGGGAGCTTGGAGCGATAAGTCATGCCGTTTGGACCGGTGTCCCTCTGAAGAATGTTCTCGAATATTGCGGTATTCAGCAAAACGCGGTCGAGGTTGTTTTTGAAGCCGTGGATTATGGAGAGCGCACCGATATGCCAGGGATATTTTCATACTCAAGAAGCCTTCCGCTTAGAGAGGCAATGCCGCTTAATACGATCATAGCGTTGTATATGAATGGAAAGCCGTTACCATACCAGCATGGATTTCCTGCTCGGCTCATCGTTCCGGGGTGGTATGGAATGGCATCAGTTAAATGGCTGCATCGAATCCATGTCACAGATCGTCCATTTGCAGGTCCATTTCAAGCAGTAGATTATGTATTTTATAAAGATGAGTCGGTCACCGATGGTCAACCTTTAAACGTCATCAAAGTGAATTCGACAATTGCCCGGCCTTCTGATCAAGAGATTTTGACGAGAGGGGAACATTGGATAGCAGGGGTAGCATGGTCTGGGGTTTATCCGGTTGTTCAGGTCCATATAAGCACGGATGGAGGGGAGACTTGGAACTTGGCATCATGGTTAGATCTTGCTGTGCCTTCTTCATGGAGACGTTGGTCATGGAAATGGAATGCCCGTCATGCCGGGACATATGATCTAATGGTTAAAGCAACGGATGCTGCGGGCAATACGCAAAGAGTTGAACCTGATTGGAATAAGAAAGGATATGCAAATAATGCCGTACATAAAATACGAGTGTATGTGGATTGA
- a CDS encoding spore coat protein, whose protein sequence is MTQNQNQNQNQDPSTIKNPKPSYEPQVKGPEMTDRDRLNDILALEKYLTDSFNISAREASHVFLHQDIMTVLNETHQCQYEMYLMMFRKGHYKLEAEQQLKLDNAYQQFSNYSTQFPYQQTFVQ, encoded by the coding sequence ATGACTCAAAATCAGAATCAAAATCAGAACCAAGACCCTTCAACTATCAAAAATCCTAAACCATCGTATGAGCCGCAAGTGAAAGGGCCGGAAATGACTGATCGAGATCGACTTAACGACATACTTGCCTTGGAAAAATATTTAACCGACAGCTTCAACATATCGGCTAGGGAAGCAAGTCACGTTTTCCTGCATCAAGACATCATGACGGTGTTAAACGAGACGCACCAATGCCAGTATGAAATGTATCTGATGATGTTCAGAAAAGGACATTACAAATTGGAAGCGGAGCAGCAGTTGAAGCTCGATAATGCCTATCAGCAGTTTAGTAACTATTCAACACAATTTCCATATCAACAAACATTTGTACAATAA